CGACCATCTGCTGCGGTATAAGTATATCGTCAAGAACGTTGCCGCTAAGAATGGCAAAACCGCTACGTTCATGCCCAAGCCGTTGTGGAATGACAACGGTTCCGGCTTGCACTTGCACTTCTCGCTTTGGAAAAACGAAGAGCCATTGTTCGCCGGCAGCGGATACGGTGGGTTATCGGAGATGGCGTTGCACGCGATGGGCGGCATCCTTAAACACGCGAACGCCGTGCTGGCGTTCTGCTGTCCGACGACCAACAGCTACAAACGGCTTCTGCCCGGATTCGAAGCACCAATCAATCTGACGTACAGTTTCCGCAACCGGTCCGCAGCGATTCGCATCCCAGTGCACTCGCCACATCGGGACCACAAACGCTTCGAGTTCCGCTGCCCGGATTCGTCATCGAATCCGTATTTGGCGATGTCGGCAGTGTTGATGGCCGCTCTCGACGGTATTCAGAACAAGATCGATCCCGGTGCTCCGCTCGACAAAGACATTTACGATCTCGACCCCAGCGAACTCAAAGACGTCCCCAAAACGCCCGCGTTCCTGGAGGAATGTTTGCAAGCACTCCGCGACGATCATCAATTCCTGCTTCGTGGTGACGTGTTCACCGAAGACGTGATCGACACCTGGATTTGGTACAAGACCGAACACGAAATCAACGCCATCCGCGAACGCCCGCATCCCTACGAATTCGCGATGTACTACGACATCTAAACACCGTCTCGACCGAATTGCGACCGTCTGTGTCCGGGCTCGTGACACATTTGCGAACCGCCTGTTGAACGAAGAATCACTATCGTGGGGGATCGTGAACGGAATAATGCGAACCATCCGCGGTTCGCTTCGCGCGCCAATTTTTATCTGACAACAATTCCTCTTCCCCCCAGTTTCCCGATCTGATAGACAAGACTCGGGCCGATCCACGGTACGAACGCCATTTCACCGCCTTATTCCCATGCGAGATTCCAAGCATTGGGCGGATTCTGGGGCGTTTGCGCATCTCCTTGCAAACAATTCGGTTCGAAAGTGAGCTGATGACAACTCCTCTCACATTACGGAAATTTTGGACAGTCTGCGTCGATCGTGCCTTCGCGAAGCGAGCAAAACGCCGCTGGCGAACGAGTCACGCGATGGCGGCGGAAGTCCTGGAATCCCGAATTCTGCTCACGGCAACCATCGAGAACGCAGCGATCTCCCCCGCTGCAATCAACGGAAGTTACGATGTCATCGCGAACGGCGATTTTGATGGCAACGGCGAATCGGACTACTTCTTCTGGGATACGGTCACGGGTGAAAACCGCTTTGCATGGGGTTCTGGAAACAGCTTCGAGATCAGCACGAATGTCGTCCCAACCGGCGTGATCAATGGCGAATTCCCGCAGTTTGTGGTGGGCAACTTCGACGGAACGACCGGCGACGAAATCTTCTTCTGGAACCCACGGACCGGACGAAACCGGCTCATCGCGATCCAGGACGGAGTCGTCTCCTTCTCGACAAACGC
This region of Thalassoroseus pseudoceratinae genomic DNA includes:
- the glnA gene encoding type I glutamate--ammonia ligase, whose product is MTPKEVLALCRTHDVKAVDLRFMDFPGTEKHFTIPVQALTEVSFEDGFSFDGSSLRGWQSINESDMLVVPQPETAMIDPFMDRTLSMTCNIQDPITRADYPKDPRNVARKAEAYMRSTGIADTANFGPEAEFFVFDDVQFSCNEHESMYRVDSIEGPWNTNGERRSGGTAGYKVRYREGYLPMPPNDTLQDLRTEMMLLLMECGVEVEAQHHESATAGQCEIDMKYGPLVQIADHLLRYKYIVKNVAAKNGKTATFMPKPLWNDNGSGLHLHFSLWKNEEPLFAGSGYGGLSEMALHAMGGILKHANAVLAFCCPTTNSYKRLLPGFEAPINLTYSFRNRSAAIRIPVHSPHRDHKRFEFRCPDSSSNPYLAMSAVLMAALDGIQNKIDPGAPLDKDIYDLDPSELKDVPKTPAFLEECLQALRDDHQFLLRGDVFTEDVIDTWIWYKTEHEINAIRERPHPYEFAMYYDI